In Sphingobacterium sp. SRCM116780, the genomic stretch GAATGGATAGAAAAGCAGCTGTGTTGCTATATTTAAGATAACGTTTGATACTTTCGGAGGAAGATAATGTGATCACTATATTTAAATGTTGTATGGAGATGCTGGCTTCTTTCAGTTTGGTGTCAATGATATCACGTGTTCCTGAACCAGTCTCTCTAAAGACGAGAGGTATTTTATATAGATCATTGATCATATATTTGTCGTTGTCCAATTCAGGGTTGTCGCTTCTCGTAACCAAGACAATTTCGTCTTTTATATAAGGAGTAAATTTTAGTGAGCGATTGTCTGGTAAACCCTCCGTGATACCCAGATGGATCTCATTCTTGATGAGGAGTTCTTCCACTCGCTTTGAGTTTGCTTGAATTACTCTTATCTCATTTTTCGGAAATTGGAAATTAAACGCTACTAACAGTTTTGGAATAACATATTGTGATATTGTTGTACTTATCCCCAAAAAAAGGTTACCATTTTGTTTTCCGATTATTTCATTAATCTCATAAGTCGCTTGATTGTATTGTTCCAATATGATCTGGGCATGATGATAGAGCATCTTTCCTGCAGAAGTAAGTGCTAGTCGATTTCCTAATCGTTCGAATAAAGGTGTTCCAATCGAATTTTCTATTTCTTGAATATTTTTGCTGACTGCGGGTTGAGATATAAATAATTCGGATGCAGCCTTTGTAAAGTTGAGCGTATTTGCCGCGACATAAAAAACTTTTAACCTAAAATCGAAATCCATACAAGAGCTAATTTAATGCGTAACTGAAACCTAGTATTATCAAATCTATTAAAAAATAGATGCGCTTTGTTGTGTTAACAAAATTGTCACAATCTAAGCGGTATAATTATTTTTTGGAATAGCGTGACTCAGCTCGAATGAGTACTACCGAACAATAGTATATATAGCGCTCTAAAATGGAATAAAACAACATCTTTTTTAGGTTTTTAGAAATACAATGGTTTTGAAAAACTTTATGTTATTCTAATGAAGTGGCATTGTTTTTTAGTTCCATTTCAAAAAATAAAAATAATTTCTTTTGTTATTACGAATTTTTCGTATTATTGCGTATAAATAGTAGCTTAGTAATCAGATATGGAAAAGTTAACCGCACAAGAAGAACAAGCAATGCAAGCCATTTGGAATCTTAAGGCATGTTTTGTAAAAGAAATTTTGGATAATATCAAAGGAGAGAAGATGCCGTATACAACTTTGGCTTCTACGGTAAAAAACCTAGAAAAAAAAGGATTTGTAAAATCGGTGAAGTATGCCAATGCAAACCGATATGAACCATTGATTTCTGAGGAGAACTACAAGGACAAATTTATGCATTCCTTTGTTGGTGATTATTTTAAGAATTCGTATAAAGACATGGTTTCTTTTTTTGTGAAAGAGGAAAAACTCTCCGCATCTGAATTGGAAGAAATCGTACAAATGATTAAGGACAATAAAAGCGAATAACGATGGAAAATATCCTAAATTATGCTATTCAAATTAATGTATTGCTCAGTGTCGTATACTTAGGCTATGCTTTGTTATTAAAAAACCTAACATTTTATAAGCTGAACCGCTCTTATTTTATGGCAGGTATTTTATTTTCATTCACTTACCCTTTTTTAGATATACAATCTTGGTTTGCCAAACCTATTCCATCCGTAGGGGAGATCGCGATGGATTGGTCTATGTATTTTAGAAAAGATACTGAAACTTCAATTTTTACATTAAATAATTTACTGCTCGTCTTATTTGCAATTGGCATTTTGCTATTACTTTGCCGTTTTATTCTGCAGATGGTCAGCTTATTGCGTATTCATATTTATTCGGAACCAGCGCAATGGCAGTCTTATTTCTTCAGAAATGTTTTTATACCGATCGTCCCTTTTTCTTTTTTAAATAAAATATATGTCAATCGTGAACATCATAATGATCCTGAGTTACTAGATATTTTTAAGCATGAGGATATCCATGTAAAGGGTCTGCATTCGATTGATATTTTAATCAGTGAGTTTACTTTAATCAGCAGCTGGTTTAATCCTTTCGTATGGCTCATACGCAAAGCGATACGCGAAAATTTAGAATTCTTAACGGATCAACAGGTATTAAATAATGGCGTTGATAGACAAACATATCAATATAGTTTGCTACGTGTAAATAATAACGATGGCACCGCAGCATTGGGTAATCAATTTAGTTTTAAAACTTTAAAAAGAAGAATTATGATGATGAATAAAAAACGCTCCGCAAAAATACAAATGAGCAAATATGCTTTTATGTTACCTGTTTTTATTTTAACTGCAGGCGCTTTCACTTTAAATAAAGCAGAAGCCAAAATCATGGAAGCCATTGATGCAACTAAAGACATCAATTTAAAACCTGTTTTACCTAATATCTCAATTTTAGATTTAAGTCAAGGCACGTTGAAAGGAAAAGTGACTGGTATAAGGGTGAAAAGTGACACACTGTCTGTTAAAGCAAAACAAGATGGTGGTTCGGTTAAGATCGTTAAAAGAATAGAAATTGAAGATAATATCACCCAAGGAAATCCAATTTTAAAAAGGGATGTATTGTATGTTATGGATGGAAAGGAAATTGATGCAGAAGATATTAAGACTGTAGACCCCAATAGCATAAAAGCAATAAATGTTCTTAAAGATAAAAGTGCAACTCGCAAATATGGAGATAAAGGTAATAATGGGGTTGTAGAGATTACGAGCAGATCGAGAGAAAATTCTGTTGAGGAGGTAACAAAAGGTGACGCTGTTGGTTTATATATGGAGTCTGTTGATCATGTAGATGGAGTTAGCAAAATTAGGCTACGTGGGAAAGCGGTAGAACCATTAGTTATTCTGGACGGAAAAATCTATGATGGTGAAGTAAATTCTATTAAACCAGATAATATTGAAAGTATAGAGGTACTAAAAGACGCTTCAGCTACTGATCTTTATGGAGTTAAAGGTGGAAATGGTGTTATTTTAATCACTTCTAAGAAGGGAGAGAAGGTCGTGGGATATAGTTCTAAAAATTTTGTAGATAAAAAAGAATCTTCAAAAAATTACAAAACAATAATCTTAAACAATAAAAAACCATTCATTTTAGATGAGACTTCTTCAAATAAAAACAAGATAATGATTCGTGAAAAAGAAATAAAACCATTAATTGTTTTGGATGGAAAGCCGAAGGATAATGATTTCGATTTGAATACCATAAATCCAAACGATATTGAATCGGTTACTGTCTTAAAAGACGCTTCAGCTACTGATCTTTATGGAGCTAAAGTTGGAAATGGTGTGATTCTTGTCACGACAAAAAATGGTGACGATAAAACGGATGGAAAGTCAGGTTACAAAACCGATACTGTCACTATTATGGGAGTGAAATCAGTTGGATCCGACAAAAAATAAAATATTAAGAGGCAAATGAAGATGGAATTTGAAAAATAAGAAATATAAAAACCTTCAAAATTCTTCAATTTTGAAGGTTTTTATATTTCTTATGCTTCCGTTATCTCGATTCCGCTATGGTAAAAGGTTGATAAGGACTCAAATTGAAAGTAAAATTTCCATATGAATTTGTACCACCAACACTTCTCACTTTGGCCATTACCGTATATTTTGAATGAGGGTTATAATTTTTGACTTCAAAATTAAAGAAAAAAGGTTTGATTTTGTTCGTCCCCCTAAATTTATCAGCCAAAGCATGATGATTATCTGAAGCAATAACCTTTCCATCTTCTAAAAGCTGTACGCCATCAATTTCTAAGAAATTTTTACCTTCAGTAAAGAAAAAACCTGTTTGGATACGCCCATTTGTGTACACTTTTTTAGTTACGTCAACATTCATTTCCTTGAATTCTTCAGAAACAGTAGCAGGCGACCATTTTGATACGATATAGCCACCACTTCTATAATAATCAACCTTCAATTCGTTTAATCGATCATAATGATGATTCAATCGATTAGAGAAATTAGTGAAATCTTTCTTGTCTTTAGCTGTCCATCCTGTTTCGGCAACAGCTAATAGACGAGGGAAGTTTTGAACATTCATATCTTTTACTTCTTGGGGCAATGCAGTCCATTGATTTGCTTGTACACCTAATACCAATTTTTCTTCTTCAGACGTTAATCCTTGAGCTGGATCATAATTATAAACCCTCTCAATTGTATTGATATTATCATAAGCAAGGTCACTCATCGTACCATCATTGCGATCAGCCTGTGTGATATCGAAATATAAAGGGGCAGTAGGAGTCGCCACACTTTGAAAGCCATTCTCAACGGCTTGTTTTATGGCATCAGCACCAAGCCAACTCATAATCGCAGTCTCCTTTGGTAGATTTTTAGCATCAGCTAAAATATCATTCCATCCTAGTGGTATCTTTCCTTTACCACTGATTATTTTTGAAATTCTTGTTACAAAGTAGCTTTGAAGTTCTTGAACATTTTTGAGGTTATTTTTTTGCATGAAATCTATTACATGAGGCTCTTTTTCCCAAAGATCATGACGTACTTCATCTCCTCCAAAGTGAACATATTGACCTGGGAATAAAGAAATGACTTCGGTAAAAACATCATTTAGAAACTCATACACGATCTCTTTGGTTGGATCTAACGTATTTGGCGTAAATTGATTTCCCCAATAACCCCATGAAGAAACAAAAGGGAATATATGGTTTGGGTAAGAATGTTTATTAACTCCTAACTCTGGATATGCCAAAATTGTTGGCCAGGAATGTCCTGGAACATCAATTTCTGGAACAATCGTAATATGTCTTTCTTTAGCATATGCTACAACTTCTTTGATTTGATCTTGTGTATAAAATCCACTTCTTTCAGCTGGCTGATTCGTCGTGTGATGGAAAACAGTTGTTTTTTCAGAAGTCAATTTCGGATATTTTTTGATTTCAATGCGCCAACCTTGATCATCTGTTAAATGCCAATGAAAAGTATTCATTTTATATAGCGCCATCACATCCAAATACTTTTTAATGACATTAACACTATAAAATGTCCTGCTTGCATCTTGCATATAGCCACGCCAATGATACCTTGGAGCATCAGTGATGGTGACATTTGGAACTATCCATTTGCTATTATTTACGATAGATGTACTTTCGATCTTACTTGGTAATAATTGTCTGAGGGTTTGTGTCCCATAGTATAAACCAGTGGGTGAATTTGCTTTGACAATAATATTATTGGCTATTACATCTAATTTATATCCTTCTATTGGAATATTTTTTAAAGTTTTATCAATGACGAAGTGTATTCCTTTTTTTCTTGTACTTTCTTCTTCAATTTTAAGATCAAAACCCGTAGAAACTTTAATCAACTTTGCTAGTTCTTGTATTTCAGAACGGTTTTCTTTATTTATTAATATTAATGTTTGTGGAGTTAACGTAAATTCTCCATTGTGAGCAATGATTTCCGTAGGCTTTGGGATAATTGCAAAACGAGAATCCTGTGCTTGTAATTGATAAGAAACGAATAAAACAGCTACCGAAATAAGGTATTTCTTCTTTTTTTTTGGAAATAAAACATGATGTAATCGGATTGATATTAATTTAAGTTCGCTTAAAGTTAGAAAATCATTTTAATTGAACTGTGGAGTTTCTTATATCAAACGTTTGCGCTTTTTGGAGATGTCGCTATAAAATAAATATAAAGCCGTTCACGTAATTTAAGCAACGGCTTTATATTTATTTTGTATTCAGATTTGTCATCGTCAGTTCGATTCCGATGTTGATGAAGCTATTGATCATTTTTACAGCATGATCGATAAGTTGAGGCAGTTCTTTTTGCTCCTCGTAGTCAAAAGGGCCTAGAACATAATCGATTTGTCTTCCTTTGGGATAATTGTCACCAATCCCAAAACGAAGGCGAGGATATGCTTGACCTCCACATAATGCTTCGATTGATTTCAATCCATTGTGACCAGCTGCAGAGCCTTTAGGTTTAATGCGCAGTGACCCAAAAGGAATAGCTAGATCATCCACAATCACCAACGTGTTCTGAATAGGTACTTTCAGTAGCTGCATATAATAGTTCATGGCCTTACCACTCAAATTCATATAAGTTGTGGGTTTAATGACATAGACACTATGTCCTCGTTGTTTATATTCTGAGTAAGCCGCTAGTTTTAAGGTTGAAAAAGTCGCATTTGCCTCTTTGACAAGCTGATCAGCAACCATAAAACCAATATTATGTCGAGTATCGGCATATTCACTTCCGATATTGCCTAATCCTACGATAAGATAATTCATTGTTTAATACTTTACCTGCAAAAGTAAGGAAACCTTTTTATATACAATAGCGTTTCTGTATGAGTAACAAAGCAAAATAATTGCAATCATCATTTGATAATCAAAATTTATGTAATACAGTAACCAAAACTGAAGGAAGGGTAAACGATAAGATTGTAAGTAAAACTTCCTTGTTAATAAAAATCAAATGGATATTAATAAAAAAAGGCATCGAATTTCGATGCCTTTTGTAGGCGTTTAATAAATCTCGAGAGATTATTTTTTACCACCTTTAGTTGCTTTTGCAGCTTCTTGTTCTGCTTGACGTAAAGCACGTGACATGATAACAGATACGATTGTATCGTCAGCATTGTTTAATACTTTAGCATTTTGTAAAGTTACTTGAGCTACGCGGAATGATTTACCAACTTCTAAAGACTCCATAGGAACTTCAATCTCTTGAGGCAAGTTTCCAGGTAAAGCTTTAATACGTAATTTACGTAGTTTTTGAACTAATTTACCCCCTAATTTAACACCTGGAGAAGTTCCAGTTAATTTTACAGGAATATTTAAAGTAACTTCTTTCTCATCATTTAACTCCAAAAAGTCGATATGAGTAACTAAGTCAGTTAATGGATGGAATTGAGCGTCTTGAACAATAGCTTTTACAGTTTTTCCATCAAGGTTTAATTCTACGAATACAACCTCTGGTGTGTAAAGAACTGGTTTCAAATCAGCTGCGGATACAGACAGGTGTGTTTGTGTAGCACCACCATAAAGAACTGCAGGAATATTACCTTCATAACGCAATTCTTTTGAATCTCTTTTCCCTACGTTCTGTCTTACAGAACCGCTAATAGCAATTGATTTCATGTTTAATTTTTATTAAATTTTGAGGTGCAAAGATATGTATTTAATTGGATAATAAAATACTGATTGCTATTATTTTAAATAAAAAACGAATCTCTATGATGGAGATTCGTTTTTTATTATACATTGATTTCTATATCAGCGATTAATCAATCGTGAATAAATCTGAGATAGAACTATGTTGATTTACATTTTTAATCGCTTTTCCAAATAAATCTGCTGTAGATAACACTCTAATTTTAGTAGACTGTTTCATTTTTTCAGGATCTAATTGAATCGTATCTGTAACAATCATTTCAGACAATACCGAATTCTCAATTGTTTCATATGCTTTACCAGATAATACAGCATGTGTACATACTGCTCTTACTGATCGAGCACCACTTTCCATGATTAATGCAGCAGCTTTTGATAAAGTTCCAGCAGTATCACAGATGTCATCGATCAATACAACATCTTGACCTGTTACATCACCAATGATTGACATAGATTCAATTTCATTGGCACGTTTACGGCGTTTATCACAAATAATAACTTCAGCATTGAAGAATTTTGCAAATGTACGAGCACGGTATGAACCTCCCATATCTGGAGATGCAATCGTCAGGTTTGGAAGGTTAAGTGACTTGATGTAAGGAACGAAGATAATGGAACCATCTAAGTGATCAACAGGAATATCAAAGAAACCTTGGATTTGAGCAGCATGTAAGTCCATTGTCATGATTCGAGAGGCACCTGCTGCTGTGATCAGGTTCGCGATCATTTTTGCTCCAATGGCTACACGTGGTTTATCTTTACGATCTTGACGAGCAAAACCAAAATAAGGAACCACTGCAGTGATGTAATGTGCTGAAGCACGTTTTGCTGCATCAATCATCAATAATAATTCAAACAAATTATCGGTTGGTTGATTGGTTGATTGAACGATGAATACATCACTTCCACGAACGGATTCATTGTAAAAAGGTTGGATTTCTCCATCGCTAAAACGAGATAAACTCTTGTCACCAAGAGGCTTTCCATAAGCAGTAGCGATTTTTTCTGCCAATTCTGTAGTGCCAGAACCAGCGAATAACTTAACCGTGTTGAATTGCAAAGGCATGGTTTTTATTTTTGATATAGTGGATTAGAATAGAATTTTCTGTTAGTATGTTGCCAATTACTTTCTAATGATTTAAAAAAAATGGATTGTCTTTTTACAACAATCCATTTTTTTTAAAGTTGCTCGACCTGGATTCGAACCAAGACAAACAGTACCAAAAACTGTCGTACTACCCTTATACTATCGAGCAATCTATCTTAAAAATAAGAGTAGCCTTCACTACCGAATCTTTTCGATGCTGCAAAGTTATATAAATGTTTTTAATTTCAAAACTCGATTTCAAAAAAAATGAAAAGGCTGTCAAAACACAACGTATACGAAATACTAAAATATAGTTGCACAGGGTTTATCGGGTTGTAGCTTATGATCCCTTAGATTTTCCAAAAGTAACTTGGGATCCTACTTTGAATCGATTTTAAAAAGAAAAGGCTTACCTAAGTAAGCCTTTTTAAATGTTGCTCGACCTGGATTCGAACCAAGACAAACAGTACCAAAAACTGTCGTACTACCCTTATACTATCGAGCAAACATTATCAAAAATGGAACACTATGGAAGCGTGTCGGTCACTTTTGATGATGCAAATATACGGCGCTTTTTCATTTCTGCAAATAAAAAAAATCGAATAAATGTATTTTAATTGATTCTCAGGCTAATAATTTTAAAATACATTCGTTACGTATTGGAGATAGAGGCAATTCTAGACTAAGAAGAAGTAACAAATTTGAATTTTATAGGATAAAAAAATATAATTTAATTCGTTTGTTATTAAATATCCTTATTTTCGGTGCGTATTATAATCTTTATACAGTATAATTTATGAACTATACTAAAATTAATAATGTTTTAGGGTGGGCTTGTGCTATTATAGCAACAGTCACTTATATGTTAACCGCCGAACGGTCAACGAGTTGGTGGGATTGTGGTGAGTTTATAGCTTCCGCATATAAAATGCAGATTGTTCACCAGCCAGGTGCTCCTTTATTTTTGATGATTCAAAATATATTCTCAAATCTTGCCTTAGGTGATGTTACACGTATCGCTTTTTGGATGAATGTGGGTTCTGGTGTATGTAGTGGTATCACTATTTTATTTTTGTTTTGGACGATTACTGCATTAGCACGAAAAGTCGTAACAAAAACTGTAGAAGGAGACTACTCGAGCGCCGATTTGATCAAGATTTTTGGATCAGGTTTGGTAGGTGCATTGGCGTATGCTTTCTCAGATACATTTTGGTTCTCCGCAGTAGAGTCCGAAGTATATGCGATGTCTTCATTATGTACTGCTGTTGTATTCTGGGGCATCTTGAAGTGGGAGAATCATGCAGATGAACCAGGTTCAGATCGTTGGTTGATTTTTATCGCCTATGTAATGGGATTGTCTATTGGTGTCCATTTATTGAACTTGCTTGTTATTCCAGCAATTGCTTTGGTGATCTATTTTAAAAGAGCAAAAACAGTTACAAGTAAAGGTGCTATCCAATCATTCTTATTAGGTGTTGTTGTACTAGCGGTTATTCTATGGGGTGTCATTCAATACTCCGTTAAATTTGCTGCCTATTTTGATTTATTCTTCGTGAATTCTTTAGGAATGGGCTTTGGTACTGGATTTTCTTTCTTTGTTATTCTGTTAGTCGGATTATTAGCATATGGCATTTGGTATTCTATCAAAAAAGTGAAGCCAATTCTAAATATAGTGCTTATCGGTGCATCCTTTATTATTTTTGGTTATAGTTCTTTCGCTATGATCATGATTCGTGCAAAGGCCAATCCTACTTTAAATAACAGTGATCCTGAAAATGCTTTTACATTCTTGAGTTATTTGGGACGTGAGCAATATGCAAGCGAACCTTTGTTTAAAGGACCTAACTTTGATTCTAAAATTACAGGTGTAGAACCTACCTATTCGTATAGAAAAGATCAAGATAAATACACCAAAATACAAACAGGTTCCACTTATCAATACGATAAGGAAGTCTTGTTTCCAAGGGTATATAGTAATCGCGATGGACATCCTGGCTATTATGCTGATTTCTTGAAATTAGGTGAAGGTCAATCTCCTACATTTGGCGATAACCTGAAATTCTTTTTTAGTTATCAAATAGGACATATGTATGGACGCTATTTCTTATGGAACTTTGCAGGACGTCAAAATGACCAGCAAGGTCATGGCACCTTTACGGAAGGGAATTGGATTTCGGGGATTAAGCCTATTGACCAAATGCTCGTAGGCGGACAAAACGCCATTCCTGATTCGTTGAAAACAGATCCATCGAATAATAAATATTATTTCTTGCCCTTGATTATTGGTCTAATTGGTGCTTTTTGGCACTTTGGTAAAAGACAAAAAGATGCTGGTGTTGTTGGACTATTGTTCTTTTTTACGGGTTTAGCTATTGTATTATACTTAAATCAGAGTCCTTTACAACCTCGTGAACGTGATTACGCTTATGCAGGTTCTTTCTATGCATTTGCCATTTGGATCGGATTGGGGGTGTTTGCAATAGCAGATTTTCTAGGAAAGAAAATGAATCCAAAAACTGCTGCTGGATTGACAACGGTAGCTTGTTTGTTAGCAGCTCCAGTTTTATTGGCAAAAGAAAACTGGGATGATCATGATCGTTCACATAAATTAACTGCTCGCGATTTGGCAAAAGATTATTTAGAATCTTGTGCTCCAAATGCGATTTTATTCACTTATGGTGATAACGACACCTATCCATTGTGGTATGCACAAGAGGTAGAAGGTATACGTACAGATGTTCGTGTGGTGAATCTAAGCTTATTGAGTGCTGATTGGTACATGGAACAAATGCAGTATAAAGCGAACAATGCCGATGCACTACCGATTAATATTGATAAAGAGAAATTTAAAAAAGGTGTTCGTGATGTGATGTATTATCAAGATGTACAAGTTCCAGGACATGTTGATTTGAACCTGGTATTACAGATTATGCTTTCCGATGATCCTAAAAATAAGGCGCAGTTAAATACAGGAGAGTTTGAGAATTTCTTACCAACGAAAAACCTTTCTTTGGCTGTAGATAGAAATGCAGTTATTCAAAATAAAGTAGTGCCTAAAGAATGGGAAAGCTCAATTACAGATACCTTAACATGGACCTATAATAAAGGATATGTAACGCGTGCAGAATTATCTATTTTATCTATTCTAGCGCACAATAACTGGAAACGTCCTATTTATTTTGCAACCACTGTTCCCAATGATAATTATTTAGGTTTAGATAAGTATTTAGTACAGGAAGGTTTTGCATTGCGTTTGATGCCGATTAACGTAGCTAAAGAAAATGAAGGATCTGTGATTAATACAGATGCAGCATATACAGATATCACAAAGAAATATGCTTGGGGTAATTTTGCGACATCACCTTATTTGGATCCTGAATCGTACCGTATGTTGAGTTTGATTACCAATACAATAACAGGTAGTACCGCTACGCAGTTATTAGAACAAGGAAAAGCAAAAGAAGCCAAAGAAGTTGCGGTATTGACTTATGAGAAAATGCCAAAACGTGTTTTCTTGATGCGTGATGCTTTAAGTTATGCACTAGTTATTAATGTATTGTATAGTGTGGGAGAAAATCAGAAAGCAAATGATATTGTTAGTCGTAATTTGTTATTCTTAAAACAAAATATGGCTTATTATAATGACATCGCTCAAACGAAAGCAGAATTAGAATACGCAAATATTCAAACAGCGCTTCGAACACTAGGAGCCTATAAAAGTATTTTATCACAAACGAAAGAGACGAAACTTCTACAAGAAGTAACTCAACTTGAAAATGGTTATAAAAAACAATTTGGATTAGAATAAATCAAAATTTGAAAAGGGGCTTACATTTCGTAAGCCCCTTTTTTTGTGCCTTAATTTTATACTTAAAAATAGTGATCGACTAGCTCTTACGTGAATCCGGATCACCGACGTATTCGCATAACCTATACAACTTTGTCTAAAGGGCTTTTTTGAAGAA encodes the following:
- a CDS encoding LysR family transcriptional regulator — protein: MDFDFRLKVFYVAANTLNFTKAASELFISQPAVSKNIQEIENSIGTPLFERLGNRLALTSAGKMLYHHAQIILEQYNQATYEINEIIGKQNGNLFLGISTTISQYVIPKLLVAFNFQFPKNEIRVIQANSKRVEELLIKNEIHLGITEGLPDNRSLKFTPYIKDEIVLVTRSDNPELDNDKYMINDLYKIPLVFRETGSGTRDIIDTKLKEASISIQHLNIVITLSSSESIKRYLKYSNTAAFLSIHAIQEELKNQELQIIELENLSMERYFYITHLVGGLTSLPLKFMNFIQQHKSKIYS
- a CDS encoding BlaI/MecI/CopY family transcriptional regulator; the protein is MEKLTAQEEQAMQAIWNLKACFVKEILDNIKGEKMPYTTLASTVKNLEKKGFVKSVKYANANRYEPLISEENYKDKFMHSFVGDYFKNSYKDMVSFFVKEEKLSASELEEIVQMIKDNKSE
- a CDS encoding M56 family metallopeptidase, encoding MENILNYAIQINVLLSVVYLGYALLLKNLTFYKLNRSYFMAGILFSFTYPFLDIQSWFAKPIPSVGEIAMDWSMYFRKDTETSIFTLNNLLLVLFAIGILLLLCRFILQMVSLLRIHIYSEPAQWQSYFFRNVFIPIVPFSFLNKIYVNREHHNDPELLDIFKHEDIHVKGLHSIDILISEFTLISSWFNPFVWLIRKAIRENLEFLTDQQVLNNGVDRQTYQYSLLRVNNNDGTAALGNQFSFKTLKRRIMMMNKKRSAKIQMSKYAFMLPVFILTAGAFTLNKAEAKIMEAIDATKDINLKPVLPNISILDLSQGTLKGKVTGIRVKSDTLSVKAKQDGGSVKIVKRIEIEDNITQGNPILKRDVLYVMDGKEIDAEDIKTVDPNSIKAINVLKDKSATRKYGDKGNNGVVEITSRSRENSVEEVTKGDAVGLYMESVDHVDGVSKIRLRGKAVEPLVILDGKIYDGEVNSIKPDNIESIEVLKDASATDLYGVKGGNGVILITSKKGEKVVGYSSKNFVDKKESSKNYKTIILNNKKPFILDETSSNKNKIMIREKEIKPLIVLDGKPKDNDFDLNTINPNDIESVTVLKDASATDLYGAKVGNGVILVTTKNGDDKTDGKSGYKTDTVTIMGVKSVGSDKK
- a CDS encoding beta-N-acetylhexosaminidase, giving the protein MSIRLHHVLFPKKKKKYLISVAVLFVSYQLQAQDSRFAIIPKPTEIIAHNGEFTLTPQTLILINKENRSEIQELAKLIKVSTGFDLKIEEESTRKKGIHFVIDKTLKNIPIEGYKLDVIANNIIVKANSPTGLYYGTQTLRQLLPSKIESTSIVNNSKWIVPNVTITDAPRYHWRGYMQDASRTFYSVNVIKKYLDVMALYKMNTFHWHLTDDQGWRIEIKKYPKLTSEKTTVFHHTTNQPAERSGFYTQDQIKEVVAYAKERHITIVPEIDVPGHSWPTILAYPELGVNKHSYPNHIFPFVSSWGYWGNQFTPNTLDPTKEIVYEFLNDVFTEVISLFPGQYVHFGGDEVRHDLWEKEPHVIDFMQKNNLKNVQELQSYFVTRISKIISGKGKIPLGWNDILADAKNLPKETAIMSWLGADAIKQAVENGFQSVATPTAPLYFDITQADRNDGTMSDLAYDNINTIERVYNYDPAQGLTSEEEKLVLGVQANQWTALPQEVKDMNVQNFPRLLAVAETGWTAKDKKDFTNFSNRLNHHYDRLNELKVDYYRSGGYIVSKWSPATVSEEFKEMNVDVTKKVYTNGRIQTGFFFTEGKNFLEIDGVQLLEDGKVIASDNHHALADKFRGTNKIKPFFFNFEVKNYNPHSKYTVMAKVRSVGGTNSYGNFTFNLSPYQPFTIAESR
- the pth gene encoding aminoacyl-tRNA hydrolase, giving the protein MNYLIVGLGNIGSEYADTRHNIGFMVADQLVKEANATFSTLKLAAYSEYKQRGHSVYVIKPTTYMNLSGKAMNYYMQLLKVPIQNTLVIVDDLAIPFGSLRIKPKGSAAGHNGLKSIEALCGGQAYPRLRFGIGDNYPKGRQIDYVLGPFDYEEQKELPQLIDHAVKMINSFINIGIELTMTNLNTK
- a CDS encoding 50S ribosomal protein L25/general stress protein Ctc, with protein sequence MKSIAISGSVRQNVGKRDSKELRYEGNIPAVLYGGATQTHLSVSAADLKPVLYTPEVVFVELNLDGKTVKAIVQDAQFHPLTDLVTHIDFLELNDEKEVTLNIPVKLTGTSPGVKLGGKLVQKLRKLRIKALPGNLPQEIEVPMESLEVGKSFRVAQVTLQNAKVLNNADDTIVSVIMSRALRQAEQEAAKATKGGKK
- a CDS encoding ribose-phosphate pyrophosphokinase; amino-acid sequence: MPLQFNTVKLFAGSGTTELAEKIATAYGKPLGDKSLSRFSDGEIQPFYNESVRGSDVFIVQSTNQPTDNLFELLLMIDAAKRASAHYITAVVPYFGFARQDRKDKPRVAIGAKMIANLITAAGASRIMTMDLHAAQIQGFFDIPVDHLDGSIIFVPYIKSLNLPNLTIASPDMGGSYRARTFAKFFNAEVIICDKRRKRANEIESMSIIGDVTGQDVVLIDDICDTAGTLSKAAALIMESGARSVRAVCTHAVLSGKAYETIENSVLSEMIVTDTIQLDPEKMKQSTKIRVLSTADLFGKAIKNVNQHSSISDLFTID